The following coding sequences lie in one Phragmites australis chromosome 8, lpPhrAust1.1, whole genome shotgun sequence genomic window:
- the LOC133927426 gene encoding transcription factor bHLH93-like, whose amino-acid sequence MELDEQAFLEEILSLRRDAWECNAMGDFFSSPCTAAMDCSFQERHQPPPTVSVLPTFTASYEQPQPAAHGFDYLSEVYGAAAFGDPNASDYGSEMGFLDIIEPKAPLVEGGGLGVCKVEPGLAESGGAFSAGAAPPAPASKKKRVEGMPSKNLMAERRRRKRLNDRLSMLRSVVPKISKMDRTSILGDTIDYMKELLERIKLLQEEIDEQQETPGVLSVFRELNPNEMVTKNTPKFDVERKEGGETRVEIYCAAKPGLLLSTVSTLDTLGLDIQQAVVSCFNDFGMHASCSEMQRERISADMIKQELLKNAGYGGGCL is encoded by the exons ATGGAGCTGGACGAGCAGGCCTTCTTGGAGGAGATCCTCTCCCTGAGGAGGGACGCGTGGGAGTGCAATGCCATGGGGGACTTCTTCTCCTCGCCCTGCACCGCCGCCATGGACTGCTCCTTCCAAGAACGCCACCAGCCGCCACCAACTGTGAGCGTCCTCCCCACATTCACAGCTTCCTACGAGCAGCCGCAGCCGGCGGCGCACGGGTTCGACTACCTCAGCGAGGTCTACGGCGCCGCCGCGTTCGGCGACCCCAATGCCAGCGACTATGGCAGCGAGATGGGGTTTCTTGATATCATCGAGCCCAAGGCGCCTCTGGTGGAGGGCGGTGGCCTTGGGGTCTGCAAGGTGGAGCCCGGGCTGGCGGAGAGCGGCGGGGCGTTCAGCGCCGGCGCTGCGCCACCGGCCCCGGCGTCGAAGAAGAAGAGGGTGGAGGGCATGCCGTCCAAGAACCTGAtggccgagcgccgccgccgcaagcGCCTCAACGACCGCCTATCTATGCTTCGGTCCGTCGTGCCCAAGATCAGCAAG ATGGACCGGACATCGATTCTTGGCGACACGATCGACTACATGAAGGAGCTACTGGAGAGGATCAAGCTGCTGCAGGAGGAGATCGACGAGCAGCAGGAGACGCCGGGCGTGCTCAGCGTGTTCCGGGAGCTCAACCCCAACGAGATGGTCACCAAGAACACCCCCAAG TTCGacgtggagaggaaggagggcGGCGAGACCCGGGTGGAGATCTACTGCGCGGCGAAGCCTGGGCTGCTGCTGTCGACGGTGAGCACGCTCGACACGCTGGGGCTCGACATCCAGCAGGCCGTCGTCAGCTGCTTCAACGACTTCGGCATGCACGCCTCCTGCTCCGAG ATGCAGAGGGAAAGGATCAGCGCGGACATGATAAAGCAGGAGCTGTTGAAGAACGCCGGCTATGGCGGAGGCTGCTTGTAG